Below is a window of Streptomyces sp. WMMB303 DNA.
CCGGGTGCTCGGCGGCCAGTTCCTTGGCCACTCGGACGGCCGTGTTGGAGCCGCCCGCCGCGGGCGAGGAGACGATCTCGGCGCCCCACATGGCCAGCAGCTGGCGGCGCTCCTCGCTGGTGTTCTCCGGCATCACGCAGACGATGCGGTAGCCCTTGAGCCGGGCCGCCATGGCCAGGGAGATGCCGGTGTTCCCGGAGGTCGGCTCCAGGATGGTGCAGCCGGGCCGCAACCGGCCGTCCTTCTCGGCCTGTTCGACCATGTGGAGCGCCGGACGGTCCTTGATGGAGCCCGTGGGGTTGCGGTCCTCCAGCTTCGCCCAGATCCGCACCTGGTCGGAGGGCGAGAGGCGGGCCAGCCGCACCAGCGGGGTGTTGCCGACCGCCTCGAGCGGGGAGTCGTAGCGCATCAGCGCATGTCCAGCCGGCGGCCCGCCGGCCGCGCACCGGAGCCCCCGGCGACGGCCGGGAGGATCGTGACGCTGTCGCCGTCGCCGAGCCGGGTCGAGATGCCGTCGAGGAAGCGCACGTCCTCGTCGTTGAGGTAGACGTTCACGAACCGGCGCAGCTCGCCGCCGTCCACCAGGCGCGCCTGGATGCCGGTGTGGCGGCTCTCCAGGTCGGTGAAGAGCTCGCCGATGGTGGCGCCCGAGCCCTCGACGACCTTCTGGTCGCCGGTGTAGGTGCGGAGGATGGTCGGAATGCGGACCTCGATGGCCATGAGAGAGCTCCCGTCGGAGAGGAAAGAGGGCTGGCTGTTCGGCGTGCGGATGGCTGCGCGCGCATGCTCCGTACCGCGGGCAGGGGGAATGACGGGGCCCGGGCGCGCACTGCGGCACCGGTGGGGGCGCCGCGTCAGGACAGCGGACAGATCGCGCTGGCGAGGCGGCACAGGTCGACGTGCAGGCGCGCCACGAGCACACTGCCCGGGGCCTTCTCGAATGCGCTCACGTCGGGGACAACCATGGGCTCATCGTAACGATTCCCGGACGGGAAATCGGATGCCGGTTTCATGATGCGGACGGAACCGTCTCAGAATGGTCGGGGACAGGGCGTTGAGCAGGTACTCAGTAGCTCTCGACGACCACGACCTCTTCCTCGGTCACCTCGCCGTCCACGATGCGGAACGAGCGGAAGGAGAAGGGACCCTCCTCGTTGCCGCACTCGGCGGTGGAGACGAGCACGTAGTGCGCACCGGGCTCGTTGGCGTAGGAGATGTCCGTCCGCGAGGGGTATGCCTCGGTCGCGGTGTGCGAGTGGTAGATCACGACCGGTTCCTCGTCCCGGTCGTCCATCTCGCGGTAGAGCTTGAGCAGGTCCGAGGAGTCGAACTCGTAGAACGTCGGCGAGCGCGCGGCGTTCAGCATCGGGATGAAGCGCTCCGGGCGGCCCTTGCCGACCGGTCCGGCGATCACGCCGCACGCCTCGTCCGGGTGGTCCGCGCGGGCGTGGGCGACGATCCGGTCCTGCAGCTCCTGGGTGATGGTCAGCATGGGGGCAAGGATAAGCACGCGACCGGCGGCACCCGCCGGAGAGGGCTGCCGGTCAGGAGCCGTCCGGCGGGCGGGCCCGGGGCGCGCGGGGGCGCGGCAGCGGTGCCGGGCGCCGGTGACCCGCTGCGGGGTCGCTCAGGGCTGCTCCGGCTGTTCGGCCGGGGGCACGGGCGGAGCCTGCCGGGCGAAGACGTGCGGGGTGCGGGCCTTGACCACGAAGTACGAGACGGTCAGCAGCAGCGCCCAGATCGGTGCGGCGTAGAGCGAGACCCGGGCGTCCGGGTCGAAGCCCATCAGTGCGATCACCAGGAAGATGAAGGCCAGGGCCGCGATGCCGGTCCAGGGCGCGCCGGGCATCCGGAAGTCGGAGCGGCGCAGCTCGCCCCGGTCGGCACCGGCCCGGTAGCGCAGCTGGGAGCAGAGGATCATGATCCAGGCCCACATGCCGGAGATGGTGGCGAAGGAGACGACGTAGTCGAACGCCTTGGACGGCCACTCGTAGTTGATCCATACGCCGACCGACATCAGCGCGGCCGAGGCGGTGGTCCCGACGAACGGCAGACCGGTACCGGAGAGCCGGGTGAACAGCCGCGGGCCCTGGCCGTTGAGTGCCAGGTCGCGCAGCATCCGGCCGGTGGAGTACATCCCCGAGTTGCACGAGGAGAGCGCCGCGGTCAGCACCACGAAGTTGACGACGGCCGCCCCCGCGGGCAGTCCGATGCGCTGGAACGCGGCGACGAACGGGCTGGTGCCCGGCTCGAACGCGGTCCAGGAGACGACCGAGAGGATGACGACCAGCGAGCCGATGTAGAACAGTGCGATCCGCCAGGGCACGGTGCGGATCGCCCGGGGCAGCACCTTGGCCGGGTCGGCGGCCTCGCCCGCGGTGACGCCGACCAGTTCGACGGCGAGGAACGAGAACATCACGATCTGCAGCGTCATCAGGGTGCTCCCGACGCCGTTGGGGAAGATCCCGTCGTGCTGGTAGAGGTTGCCGACCGACGCGGTGTCACCGGCCTGCGAGAAGCCCAGTGTGAGCACTCCGAGGCCGATCAGGATCATGCCGACGATCGCGGTCACCTTGATCATCGAGAACCAGAACTCCAGCTCCCCGAAGAGCTTCACGGAGATCAGGTTGATGCCGTAGAGGGCGACGGTGAACACCAGTGCGGAGATCCACGGCTGGACGCTCCACCAGTAGTTCACATAGGTCGCGGCGGCCGTCACCTCGGTGATGCCGGTGACGACCCAGAAGAGCCAGTAGGTCCACCCGGTGACGAACCCCCAGTAGGGTCCGAGCAGTTCCCGTGCGTACTCGGAGAACGAGCCGGAGACCGGGCGGTACATCAGCAGTTCGCCCAGCGCACGCATGATCACGTAGATGACGGCGCCCGCGACGAGATACGCCAGGATGATGCTGGGCCCGGCCTTGTGGATGGACTTGCCCGCGCCCAGGAAGAGCCCGGTTCCGATGGCTCCGCCGATGGCGATCATCTGGATCTGCCGGCCGCCCAGCCCCCGCCGGTAGCCCTCCGGCGAGCCGCCGGAGGCAGCGCCCCCGGCGCCGTCCGCCGCGGTGCCGGATGCCGGGTCCGGTACCGGATCATGGTCCTCGACCTCGGAGGTCATCTGGTGCGCCTTTCGCCGTACCGGTCCGGCCCGCTGCGGATCGCGCCCGATCCCCGGCCGGGGTCGTCCGGGCAGGCGGCCGGCCCGCGGTGCGCCGCTGTGCGGCAGGGGCGGCACCCGGGGCCGCAGCCGGACGTGGGAGGCGTACCACGCGGAGCGGCCGGCGACGCAGGACGCACGGCGCGGCGGTGACGGAGACGGCGGCGGTACGGGAGGCGGCGCGGCGGACCGCCCCGGCGATCGCCTCGTAGGGCGCGCGGCGGCGGCGTGCGGCACGGTGGCCGTGCGGCAGCGGCACGAATACCCGACCGGGTGAACGGCGCGGAGGCCAGCGCACGTCATGGCCATGCCATACCAGGTGACCGCCCCGCGCCGTGCCATGCCGCGTCACGAGCCCTCGAGCGCGCTCCGGCGACCCCGCACGGGGGGAGGGCCGCCGGAGTGAAGGTTCCGCCGGAGCGGTTCAGTCGGTGCCGGTGCCCGGCAGCAGCGTCTCCACCAAGGTCTCCTGCAGCCCGCCCAGCCACAGGTAGGCCATCACCATGGGCTTGCGCTCGTCGGTGTCGGGCAGCCGGTAGAGCTCGTCGTCGCTGTCGTCGCTCACCTCGAGGCGGGTGCCGATGGCCAGCCGCAGGTCGTTGAGCGCGCCCAGCCACTGCTGGGACTGCTCCGGGGTCAGGGTGAGCACGGCGCCCCGCTCCCCCGGCGTCAGCCCGTCCAGCGCCCGCACCACCGCGAGTCCGGCCTCCCTCTTGTGGGCCCGCAGGTCGTTCTCGGTGTAGCGGCGGAACTCCGCGGCGGCGGCCCGGTCCTGCTCGGCCCGCGCGGCCTCGCCACTGCCGGGCTCCAGGTCCTCGGCGGGCGCGGCATCCGGCCCGGGACCGTAGGCGTCGGGGAAGAGCCGGGCCAGCACCGGGTCGGCGGGCGGCTCGCTGGGCCCCTCGGCGAACGGCGGCCAGGAGACCGCCTCGATGCCCGCCAGCTCCTCCTCCATGCTGCCGCCGCCGGTCGCGCCGGAGGTCCCGGCCTCCTGCGGGGGCGGGTCGGCGGGTTCGCTGCCCGGGCCGATCAGCTCCAGGAGCTGCACCGCGAGGCTGCGCAGGATCGAGATCTCCACCTCGTCCAGCGCGATGGCGGCGCCGCCGTCGCCGGTCGGCTCGAAGTGCCCGGCCATCAGCGGTCCTGGGTGAGCGTGGCCCACAGGCCGTAGCCGTGCATGGCCTGCACGTCGCGCTCCATCTCCTCGCGGGTCCCGCTGGAGACGATGGCGCGCCCCTTGTGGTGGACGTCGAGCATCAGTTTCTTCGCCTTCTCCTTCGAATAGCCGAAGTACGCCTGGAACACGTACGTCACGTAGCTCATGAGGTTGACCGGGTCGTTGTGCACGACGGTCACCCAGGGCACATCCGGCTCGGGAACCTCTACGGGTTCCTCGGTGGTCTCCGGGCGCTCGATCTCCGTGGGGGCGACACTCACGGGTCCCATGCTGCCACTCGGCACCCGGGGGCGCCCAAACAGCTCCCCCCGAGTCCCGTATATCGTCAGGCTGACGAGATCCGGGGTACGCTCGCAGCGACCGACCCGAACACACGAGGTGAGGCAGCAGTGCTGGATTCCCCAGGGGGGCAGCCCCCGCACGACTCCCGGCAGGAACACGCCCGGCGGATGGAGACGGGGCTGCCGGTGGAGGTGCCCTCCACCGCGCTCTTCACCGACCAGTACGAGCTGACCATGCTGCAGGCCGCGCTGCGCGCCGGGACGTCCGGACGCCGCTCCGCCTTCGAGGTCTTCACCCGCCGGCTGCCCGAGGGCCGCCGCTACGGTGTCGTCGCGGGTACCGGGCGGGTGCTGGACGCGGTGGAGAACTTCCGCTTCGACGGTCAGCTGCTCGACTTCCTGCGCGAGACCCGCGTGGTGGACGAGCCGACCCTCGAACGGCTGGCCGACTACCGCTTCGGCGGCGACATCCTGGGCTACCCGGAGGGCGAGGTCTACTTCCCCGGCTCCCCGATCCTGCGCGTGGAGGGCACGTTCGCCGAGTGCGTGCTGCTGGAGACGGTGATCCTCTCCATCCTCAACCACGACTCCGCCGTGGCCGCCGCGGCCTCCCGGATGGCGGTGGCCGCAGCCGACCGCCCGCTGATCGAGATGGGCGCCCGCCGCACCCACGAACTCGGAGCCGTGGCCGCCGCCCGGGCCGCCTACGTCGGAGGCTTCGACACCACCTCCGACCTGGCCGCCGGCTTCCGCTACCGGATCCCCACCGTCGGCACCAGCGCCCACGCCTTCACCCTGCTGCACGACACCGAGCGGGACGCCTTCACCGCACAGGTCGACTCCCTGGGCAGCGGTACGACGCTGCTGGTGGACACCTACGACGTGGCCGAAGCGGTGCGCACCGCGGTCGAGGTCGCCGGCCCGGAGCTGGGCGCCGTCCGCATCGACTCCGGGGACCTGCTGCTGGTGGCCCACCGGGTGCGCCAGCAGCTCGACGACCTGGGCGCGCACCGGACCCGGATCGTGGTCACCAGCGACCTGGACGAGTACGCCATCGCCTCGCTGGCCGCGGCCCCGGTGGACGCCTACGGCGTGGGCACCCAACTGGTCACCGGCAGCGGCCACCCGACCTGCTCGATGGTCTACAAGCTGGTGGCCCGCGCCGACTCCGACACTCCCGGGGCACCGCTCCGACCGGTGGCCAAGCGTTCGACCGGCGGCAAGACCTCCATCGGCGGGGCCAAATGGGCCGCCCGGCCGGTGGACGCGGACGGAACCGCCACGGCGGAGATCGTGGGCACCGGCGAGGTGCCGCCCGAGCTTGCCGGACACCTGCTCCAGGAGAAGCTGGTCGACCAGGGCACCGTCGTCGGCCGCGAGCCCCTGGACGCCGCCCGCGACCGCCACCGGGCGGCACGCGCCCGGCTGCCGGTGTCCGCGACCCAGCTCTCCCGCGGTGAGCCGGTACTCCCCGTCGAGCACGTGTAACCCCCGGTACGGTGATCCGCGGCAGCGGCGTCCGCACACTGCCGCCGGGCCACGCGAGTGTCTAGTCTCGGAGGTGACGGGCGGCGGCGCCCTCTCACGTCCGCCGAGGGCACCCGCCCCGCCACTCCCCGGTCCCGCCCCTCCCAGTCGACCCACCAGCCGAAAGGTGTGCACCATGCACCGGGCACTGATCGTCGTGGACGTCCAGAACGACTTCTGCGAAGGCGGCAGCCTCGCCGTCGCGGGCGGCGCCGACGTCGCGGCCGCCATCACCGACCTGGTCGGGGACGCCTCCGCCGGTTACCGCCATGTCGTGGCGACCCGGGACGCGCACATCGACCCCGGCGAGCACTTCTCCACCGACCCGGACTACCGGCACTCCTGGCCGCCGCACTGCGTGGCGGGCACCGAGGGCGTGGGCTTCCACCCCAACTTCACGCCGGCCGTCGCCTCCGGCGCCATCGAGGCGGTCTTCGACAAGGGCGCCCACACCGCCGCCTACAGCGGTTTCGAGGGCGCCGACGAGAACGGCGTCCCGCTGGCGGACTGGCTGCGCCGGCGGCAGGTGACCGAGGTGGACGTCGTCGGCATCGCCACGGACCACTGCGTGCGCGAGACCGCGCTGGACGCGGCCCGCGAGGGTTTCCGCACCCAGGTGCTGCTCGACCTGACCGCGGGCGTCGCCGAGGAGACCGTCCAGCGGGCGCTGGACGAGCTGCGCGCAGGGGGCGTGGAGCTGACCGGCAAGCCCGTGGTCGCCCCGGCCTAGAGCCGCTCACCGGGGCTCGGGGCCCGCGCCCCTGCCCGGGCTCCGGGGGTGTACGGAGCGTCCCGAGCCGACGGACCCGGCCGCGGGCGGCTGCCGCCCCGGCCTCCGGCCCGTGAAGGAGCCGGAGGCCGGGGCGGGACGCAGGACGCGGGGGTCAGGCCGGGGTGACGCGCAGCAGGGCCGCGATGGGGCGCCAGGAGTTGCGGTCGTCGTCCGGGACGGCACGCCAGACCAGCCCCTCGGGGTGGTGCAGCACCGCCGTGACCTCGTCCGCGGTGGGCGGTTCCGTGTTGCCGCGCAGGTAGATCGCCCGCAGGCCGAGGTTCCGCAGCCTGGTCAGTGCGCGGGCGCGGTTCCCGGCGTGCACCAGCACCCGGACGCGCTGCTCCTCGCTGGGTCTGCGCACCACAGCCTCACGCACCGTGTGCGGTTCGTCCGCGAACGCCGACCAGCGCCGCGAGGCCGGCAGCAGCCCGGAGCGTCCCGGGGCGGGCGCGACGGCGGAGCGAGGGGCTCCGCTTCCGCTCCCGCTCCGCGCACCCGGGGCGGCGGCGCCGGCGCCGGCACTGTGCGGCTCGCGCGGCACCGGAAGCGTCAGCGCGACGATCACGCTGCCGTCCGGAAGCCTGACGAATCCGCCTCCTGACATGATCACCATCTCCCCCGTGAGACTCGTTCGGGTCGGTCGATACGGGGACGCGCCGAGGCATCCCCACCATGCATCTAAACGCGATCGAGCGCCGATCGCCAGGGGGTAACGGATGATCATGTTTTGACCTGCAACGATGCAAACAAATTCATACCTGGGTTGCACGGCCGTCGATCACCTGTACCCGACCACCCGTTTGTGGATCTTCAGAGCCCCCTGACCGTCCGTAACTGTGCCATCTTGTTGACCCTTTTGCGGAATTCCATGCGGTTTGTCGCGGCTGGTTGAAGGGGGGACTACTTTCGACGTCGCCATTGGCTCAACCGGTGGCGAGGGGGAGACGTGACCCGAATGCCCGGCTAAACGGAATCTTCAACTCCCCATCAGATAGCGGGTGCGAACATCGGTACGGGAGCATGCGCCGCGCATCGGGCCGTCCTCCGCCCCGCGTGCCGGACGCGAGCGGCGCGCGACCCTCGCAAGCCCCCTCAACCGTCCGCCAGTTGGGACAACCGGAACCTCGTGCGCCAGTGCGCCCCCCGTGCAACGACGGCGTGGGTCAGCTCACGCTTGCCGTGCTTTCCGCAAGGGCATGCCGGACCGTAGAGTCGTTCGATGGCGCCCCGTTTGTACCGAGGCAACCCGTTGCGCACATCGACCTGTTCATCCGTTCAGACCGTGCCCACACCCCCGAGGACGGATCCGCCATGCCGCGTCCGCACCCCGCCCAACTCGTCTACGGCTCGGCCACCGTCATCTGTGCCACGCTCACCATGCTGCTGCTCTTCGAGACGCGTTCGAGCGCCTGGATCGCCGTGATCGCGCTCGCATCCCTCGCACTTGGCCTGCTGGTGGCCGTGACCGTCCCCGCCGCCGGACCAACGCGGCGGCGGCGCCGGACCGTTGCCCGCGTCCCCGCGTCCGTCGGCTCCCGCGCGCCGGCCCGGCCCGATCCCGCCACGCGGACGGCCGCCACCACCGCCGCGCGGACGACCGCCGCGTCGGCTCCCGCCGCGACAGCGGGCCTGGGGGCGCGCAACTGACCGTGCTCGCCGCCCTCTCCGGATCCCCCGGCCGCCGCGCCGGGGGCTCCCCGAGCGCACCGGCCCGGGCCCGGACCGCGGAGCGCTCCGGGACGGCGGAGCCGTCAGTCCGCCGCGACCACCACCGTGCGGGCCGCCTTGTCGTGCAGGCACTGCTGATAGGGCTTGTCCCAGGTGCAGAACAGCACGTTCACCAGCCAGAACAGCGAACCCACGCAGGGCACCAGCGGAGGGATCTGGTAGACGGCCGCCCGTAGCCACCCCGGACTACCCGCCGGTACGGCA
It encodes the following:
- a CDS encoding MoaD/ThiS family protein gives rise to the protein MAIEVRIPTILRTYTGDQKVVEGSGATIGELFTDLESRHTGIQARLVDGGELRRFVNVYLNDEDVRFLDGISTRLGDGDSVTILPAVAGGSGARPAGRRLDMR
- a CDS encoding putative leader peptide produces the protein MVVPDVSAFEKAPGSVLVARLHVDLCRLASAICPLS
- a CDS encoding M67 family metallopeptidase, producing MLTITQELQDRIVAHARADHPDEACGVIAGPVGKGRPERFIPMLNAARSPTFYEFDSSDLLKLYREMDDRDEEPVVIYHSHTATEAYPSRTDISYANEPGAHYVLVSTAECGNEEGPFSFRSFRIVDGEVTEEEVVVVESY
- a CDS encoding amino acid permease; its protein translation is MIAIGGAIGTGLFLGAGKSIHKAGPSIILAYLVAGAVIYVIMRALGELLMYRPVSGSFSEYARELLGPYWGFVTGWTYWLFWVVTGITEVTAAATYVNYWWSVQPWISALVFTVALYGINLISVKLFGELEFWFSMIKVTAIVGMILIGLGVLTLGFSQAGDTASVGNLYQHDGIFPNGVGSTLMTLQIVMFSFLAVELVGVTAGEAADPAKVLPRAIRTVPWRIALFYIGSLVVILSVVSWTAFEPGTSPFVAAFQRIGLPAGAAVVNFVVLTAALSSCNSGMYSTGRMLRDLALNGQGPRLFTRLSGTGLPFVGTTASAALMSVGVWINYEWPSKAFDYVVSFATISGMWAWIMILCSQLRYRAGADRGELRRSDFRMPGAPWTGIAALAFIFLVIALMGFDPDARVSLYAAPIWALLLTVSYFVVKARTPHVFARQAPPVPPAEQPEQP
- a CDS encoding DUF2017 domain-containing protein — translated: MAGHFEPTGDGGAAIALDEVEISILRSLAVQLLELIGPGSEPADPPPQEAGTSGATGGGSMEEELAGIEAVSWPPFAEGPSEPPADPVLARLFPDAYGPGPDAAPAEDLEPGSGEAARAEQDRAAAAEFRRYTENDLRAHKREAGLAVVRALDGLTPGERGAVLTLTPEQSQQWLGALNDLRLAIGTRLEVSDDSDDELYRLPDTDERKPMVMAYLWLGGLQETLVETLLPGTGTD
- the clpS gene encoding ATP-dependent Clp protease adapter ClpS produces the protein MGPVSVAPTEIERPETTEEPVEVPEPDVPWVTVVHNDPVNLMSYVTYVFQAYFGYSKEKAKKLMLDVHHKGRAIVSSGTREEMERDVQAMHGYGLWATLTQDR
- a CDS encoding nicotinate phosphoribosyltransferase, with translation METGLPVEVPSTALFTDQYELTMLQAALRAGTSGRRSAFEVFTRRLPEGRRYGVVAGTGRVLDAVENFRFDGQLLDFLRETRVVDEPTLERLADYRFGGDILGYPEGEVYFPGSPILRVEGTFAECVLLETVILSILNHDSAVAAAASRMAVAAADRPLIEMGARRTHELGAVAAARAAYVGGFDTTSDLAAGFRYRIPTVGTSAHAFTLLHDTERDAFTAQVDSLGSGTTLLVDTYDVAEAVRTAVEVAGPELGAVRIDSGDLLLVAHRVRQQLDDLGAHRTRIVVTSDLDEYAIASLAAAPVDAYGVGTQLVTGSGHPTCSMVYKLVARADSDTPGAPLRPVAKRSTGGKTSIGGAKWAARPVDADGTATAEIVGTGEVPPELAGHLLQEKLVDQGTVVGREPLDAARDRHRAARARLPVSATQLSRGEPVLPVEHV
- a CDS encoding isochorismatase family protein; the protein is MHRALIVVDVQNDFCEGGSLAVAGGADVAAAITDLVGDASAGYRHVVATRDAHIDPGEHFSTDPDYRHSWPPHCVAGTEGVGFHPNFTPAVASGAIEAVFDKGAHTAAYSGFEGADENGVPLADWLRRRQVTEVDVVGIATDHCVRETALDAAREGFRTQVLLDLTAGVAEETVQRALDELRAGGVELTGKPVVAPA